Below is a window of Tolypothrix bouteillei VB521301 DNA.
CGCCGGCTTAGATAGAGCTAGTATTGGCGGTGTGATATTGGAAGGCAAAGAAGTCCGAGAACCGGGTCCCGATCGCATGGTTGTGTTCCAAAATTACTCTCTGCTACCTTGGCTAACAGTGCGGGAAAACATTGCACTCGCAGTGGATGAAGTTTATCAAGACAAGCCTAAGGGCGATCGCAAAGCGATTGTCGAACATCATATCGATATGGTGGGGTTGCGCCATGCAGCACACAAACGTCCAAGCGAGTTGTCTGGTGGGATGAAACAAAGAGTCTCTATCGCTAGGGCTTTGGCTATTCGTCCTAAATTGTTACTGCTAGATGAACCTTTTGGCGCTTTGGATGCTCTCACACGGGGTAGTTTGCAAGAACAATTGATGAAAATTTGCAACGAACACAATTTAACCTGTGTGATGGTAACCCACGATGTGGATGAAGCGCTTTTGTTGAGCGATCGCATTGTCATGCTTACTAACGGTCCTGAAGCACATATCGGACAAATTCTGGAAGTACCCATTCCTCGTCCCCGCCAACGTCTTGAAGTCGTCAATCACCCCACATATTACAACCTCCGCAACGAAATCATTTACTTCCTCAACCAACAAAAACTGGCTAAGAAGCGCCAAGGAAAAGTTGAAGCACCTGCAATTGTTTCTTACAATGGTTTAGAAAAAACTAATTTGGAAATAGGTTTTCTTCCTTTAACCGATGCTGCACCCTTAATAGTTGCAAAGGAAAAAGGCTTCTTCCAAAAATACGGATTGGAAGAAGTTCATCTCAATCGCGAATTCAACTGGACAGAAATTGCTAGGGGTGTAGGTACTGGTAGGCTTGATGCGGCTCAAATGGTTGCTGGTATGCCACTTGGGCTGACTTTAGGTGCTGGTGGCAAAACTCCAGTTCCTGTAGTCACTGCTCTCACCCTCTCTCGCAATGGAAACTCAATTACTCTAAGTAAAGAATTTTACCAGCAAGGCGTGAAAACGCTAGCCGATTTAAAAACTGCATTCAACGCCAACCTAGACCGGGCTTACACTTTAGGAGTCGTGCATCCAGTATCAATGCAGAACCTAATCCTGCGTTATTGGCTGGCGGCTGATGGTATCGATCCAGACAAAGATGTTAGCTTAGCGATCGTACCACCATTAGAAATGGTTTCTAATCTAAAAAATGGAACAATTGATGGTTTCTGTGTTGGAGAACCCTGGAATGCTTG
It encodes the following:
- a CDS encoding nitrate ABC transporter ATP-binding protein (This model describes the ATP binding subunits of ATP-binding cassette (ABC) transporters for nitrate transport, or for bicarbonate transport, in bacteria and archaea.) translates to MNFVEIDHVERVFDLPNGNQYIALKNIELKIQQGEFISLIGHSGCGKSTLLNIIAGLDRASIGGVILEGKEVREPGPDRMVVFQNYSLLPWLTVRENIALAVDEVYQDKPKGDRKAIVEHHIDMVGLRHAAHKRPSELSGGMKQRVSIARALAIRPKLLLLDEPFGALDALTRGSLQEQLMKICNEHNLTCVMVTHDVDEALLLSDRIVMLTNGPEAHIGQILEVPIPRPRQRLEVVNHPTYYNLRNEIIYFLNQQKLAKKRQGKVEAPAIVSYNGLEKTNLEIGFLPLTDAAPLIVAKEKGFFQKYGLEEVHLNREFNWTEIARGVGTGRLDAAQMVAGMPLGLTLGAGGKTPVPVVTALTLSRNGNSITLSKEFYQQGVKTLADLKTAFNANLDRAYTLGVVHPVSMQNLILRYWLAADGIDPDKDVSLAIVPPLEMVSNLKNGTIDGFCVGEPWNACAVSEGLGYVIATDLEIWSGHAEKVLGVREDWANNHPQTHIALVKALLEACDYCDDFRNREEILKLLCRSEYLGTDPAYTRLGFIDPYIRGDGQQPQQLTTYNQFKFNKSNYPERSEMLWIMTQLARWNLIPFPKNWVQIVERVCRTDVFGIAARELGFLDIGRDTPLELFDGRVFNSSEPIEYLDSLDIKRQLRIEEVFI